The Oceanispirochaeta sp. M1 genome includes a window with the following:
- a CDS encoding sensor histidine kinase — translation MIEEKASESFLQYSFSITDRIDSEIQDLDSIALKLISSKDLKELFFSDDISFSKELQKKWDITDLLFSISGPSLDFFQINLFNLKNGDYVKFGKIYDTFSGNKEYLNSIPWVLSTIEMNGKRLLTSPHPDEMESPEIIVISVSRAFSEVFGAKLDSIIEVQQSYDLFFNYIEKMIPPADEEGKLKVYIFDSFGKLVYPYQDSTGKFNDSLDIYWSNLASRDEQLGSFRMDNGFRKEKDIVSFSRSEQTGWTVVVVESEGELLKPLGTFRNNLIQLGILILIITMFLTYFVSRGLTVPIKKMRNSINNLSLQALDLKSDKSENLNELEELNDAFMKMCLRLKESLEEVVAARSHETRAQLYALQAQMNPHFLYNILSIISIKAEQSNQLEIHEMCSNLSQMMRYIGNESPKPVSLSEEIQYMIKYLNLMKIRYMNQFEYEINIRGEIEGISVPRMIIQPIVENCFKYAFDIKPMWKIDVTGEVDDNFWKISIRDNGPGFDKSELNRIQQQIRDTEYKYFDDNAEKNSIGLMNIYYRLKLLYGENAVFEISNMSEKGATVTVGGLRTSKKAAV, via the coding sequence ATTCAGAAATACAGGATCTGGATTCAATAGCCTTAAAACTTATATCCTCTAAAGACCTCAAAGAATTATTTTTCAGTGATGATATATCATTTTCTAAAGAACTGCAGAAAAAGTGGGATATAACTGATTTGTTATTTTCCATATCCGGACCATCCCTTGATTTCTTTCAGATAAATCTTTTTAATCTGAAAAATGGCGATTATGTCAAATTTGGTAAAATTTACGATACATTTTCCGGCAATAAAGAATACCTGAACTCTATTCCATGGGTTTTATCAACAATTGAGATGAATGGAAAAAGATTGTTAACATCTCCCCATCCTGATGAAATGGAAAGTCCCGAGATTATTGTCATCTCTGTCAGTAGGGCTTTTTCAGAAGTCTTCGGTGCAAAACTGGATAGTATCATTGAAGTTCAGCAGAGTTATGATCTCTTTTTTAACTATATTGAAAAAATGATTCCTCCGGCAGACGAGGAGGGAAAACTAAAAGTCTATATTTTTGACAGCTTTGGTAAGCTAGTGTATCCCTATCAGGACAGTACCGGCAAATTCAATGATTCTTTGGATATTTATTGGAGCAATCTTGCCTCCAGAGATGAACAGCTGGGGTCATTCCGAATGGACAATGGTTTCAGAAAAGAGAAGGATATTGTTTCATTTTCCCGTTCTGAGCAGACTGGATGGACTGTCGTTGTGGTAGAGTCTGAAGGGGAATTATTAAAGCCATTGGGAACGTTCCGGAATAACCTTATACAACTCGGTATTTTAATCCTAATAATTACAATGTTCCTAACCTATTTTGTGTCCCGCGGACTGACGGTTCCAATAAAAAAAATGAGAAACTCAATAAATAATTTAAGTTTGCAGGCTTTGGATCTTAAATCGGATAAAAGTGAGAATCTCAATGAGCTGGAAGAACTGAATGATGCTTTTATGAAAATGTGTCTTAGACTGAAAGAATCTCTCGAGGAGGTTGTTGCTGCCAGATCCCATGAGACCAGAGCCCAATTGTACGCTCTTCAGGCACAGATGAATCCCCACTTTCTCTATAATATCCTATCCATAATCAGTATAAAAGCTGAACAAAGCAATCAATTGGAAATTCATGAAATGTGCAGCAATCTTTCACAGATGATGAGATATATCGGTAATGAAAGTCCCAAGCCTGTAAGTCTTTCAGAGGAGATCCAGTACATGATAAAGTACCTTAATCTGATGAAAATCCGATATATGAATCAGTTTGAGTACGAAATCAATATTCGTGGTGAGATTGAAGGAATCTCAGTACCTAGAATGATAATTCAACCAATAGTCGAAAACTGCTTCAAATATGCCTTTGACATCAAACCTATGTGGAAAATAGATGTGACCGGTGAGGTTGATGATAATTTCTGGAAGATCTCAATAAGAGATAATGGTCCGGGATTTGATAAATCGGAACTGAATCGGATTCAACAGCAGATTAGAGACACAGAGTACAAATATTTTGATGATAATGCAGAAAAGAACAGTATAGGATTGATGAATATTTATTATCGCCTAAAACTTCTCTATGGAGAAAATGCTGTCTTTGAGATTTCAAATATGAGTGAGAAAGGGGCCACTGTCACAGTTGGCGGATTGCGGACTTCAAAAAAGGCAGCAGTATGA